The following are encoded in a window of Panicum virgatum strain AP13 chromosome 5N, P.virgatum_v5, whole genome shotgun sequence genomic DNA:
- the LOC120674790 gene encoding skin secretory protein xP2-like produces MEGGGGSGIGGRRRPCLPTIPARPQAPAHASPPASRRRSTRPGPALAAAPMPAQNRPSVPSPSAAAGAGSPPPASSPPPPAAESAEKKPKREENGAEANGNANGERAVVTDSGAKAAAAASEASESEDADAVNQGHPRAARGAAAAAHGGPSREAHGAAGGRPGRGGRTPWREEETGVETSAGAAQPGRRRGPGHRPSGAAQRVLLSDAEQHLLSRQLVYPRSQAASVIQ; encoded by the exons ATGGAGGGTGGGGGAGGGAGCGGAATCGGTGGACGTCGACGCCCGTGCCTGCCAACCATCCCCGCCCGCCCCCAGGCCCCAGCGCACGCGAGCCCGCCCgcctctcgccgccgctccacgcgaCCCGggcccgcgctcgccgccgctccaatGCCCGCCCAGAATCGCCCGTCCGTGCCCTCCCCCTCCGCGGCCGCTGGCGCCGGCTCGCCCCCTCCCgcgtcctccccgccgccgcccgcggccgagTCTGCGGAGAAGAAGCCTAAGCGGGAGGAGAACGGCGCCGAGGCCAACGGAAACGCCAACGGTGAGCGTGCGGTGGTCACAGATTCCggcgcgaaggcggcggcggcggcgtcggaggcGTCGGAGTCGGAGGACGCGGACGCCGTGAACCAGGGGCACCCACGGGCAgctcgcggggcggcggcggcggcccacggtGGCCCGAGCAGGGAAGCTCAcggggcggcgggcgggaggCCGGGCCGGGGCGGGCGGACGCCATGGCGGGAGGAGGAGACCGGGGTGGAGACTTCGGCAGGGGCCGCgcagcccggccggcggcgggggcccgGTCACAGGCCGTCGGGGGCCGCGCAGCGTG TGCTGCTCTCTGACGCCGAACAGCATCTGCTCTCGCGCCAGCTGGTGTATCCGCGGAGCCAGGCCGCTTCAGTCATCCAATGA